Below is a window of Macadamia integrifolia cultivar HAES 741 chromosome 8, SCU_Mint_v3, whole genome shotgun sequence DNA.
attgtgaaattttattttgtttcccaataaaatttcttacaaaaaatacaagaaaacatgagaaaatatgaaaacataataagacaaaaatgaatgattacacaatgatttcctatttGTCTATCTAtctcataaaattcaaaattttttgaatttttttcttttcttctcttggtaaccaaacatacatactctttttattttttcatcatatcttttcttttcttctcttttattttctagattcttttttcttttcttttctttttgtacttttttcgtTGGATgatgaatttttctttacacttggtatgtcttcacccaagagaagattcaccttttgaaattcaaaattcctcttgagaATTGTGAAGTTCTCTTTTGCTCtcccaaaatttttattataaaaaatacaaaaaaaaatatgaaaagataataagccaaaatataaatgattacgtaatgatttcctatgtgtctctctctctcttaaaattcaaatttttttgaattttttttcttttattctcttggttaccaaacatacataatctttttattttctcaccatttcatttcatttattctcatttattttccttttcttttctagattcttttttccgttcttttattttattttcttctcttggctaccaaccATAGCCTAAGAGGAGAATCAAACATCATTTCGTCTTGTAACTTTTAcatgttcttttcttcttcttggtacgaaaacaaagttcaagaaaatGGAGAATAAGTGTTTGCAATTGTTCATCCCAGAGATGagcttggattttcttgaaatttccatggGGGTACATCTAAGACCAGTCACAAatcaattttaaggctcaagaccctcctcccttcaactcctttgatttctcagatgCAGTATTGCAAGAACAAAGGGAGGAGAACACCCGTGTCATTTtcctctttctaattcttcacattgtccAGCTGCAACTATGCATGTAAATAATTGTCGCTTCAATTCAAATGGCAATTGTATGTTAAATTTCTTATAAaagttttcatttcaacccatTTTGGAGAATCTTGTCCTTGGCAatctttgtccatgtgagtCATCTCTTTTCAGTATTTCTTGCTTCccgttaaaaattatttgcaaaTACAATCACCGtcgattggattttcaactaccaatgggaagagaaatggagaagagaatgagagcatGGGGTATTGATGTCTTACCTATTGCCCTCGGTCGCTAGCCGTCGAGAATGAAGATGGAGGAGAGGGGGTCATTGAGGCAACGgttcctcttttttttggtttacttagatgagggaagaagaagggttatagtTTCGATCGATTAAGGTTCTTGATAGAAGACAAGGGTTGGAAATCAggatttggcccatttgggtaggtctaattttttttttttgaactcaaaagttttattgagtataTAACGTATTATATGAATATTATTCGTGTATATTATGGTTATCTTTAAAATCCGTGTATTAAATAGTTTTTTTAGATTAATACGCCAAATtacgaacttttgaattaaacgtTTGGATGCACGTATAATACGCGTATTTTACTATGGATGAGTCTATTCATAACATGTAGGGTAGACAGGCTTATTTCCTCTCCCTTGGCTTCAATAAATTATCtttttacacacacacacacaaaagaaagaaaaaacaaaaaacaaaaaacaaaaaaacaaaaaaacaaaaaatcaaaaaaacaaaaaaacaaaaaaacaaaaaaacaaaaaaacaaaaaaacaaaaaaacaaaagaacaaaaaacaaaaaaaaatatcatataaTATCGGTGTAAAGCTTGATATGAAACTTATAATGTGAGAACACCAAATCTTTATAAAGAAATATAATATTACCTGAAAATGACAAAACCTAAAGTTGTCGAACTCTGAACTCTAAGCTGTAAATGCATGCTTGAATAGTTTAATTCCGTTTTACACATCATCtttcaccaaaataaaaaataaaattacacatcattgtatgagggaaaaataaaaggaaataacaataacaacaaagaCACTCTCACAAGCCATTGGTTTGGGATTTACACGCACGGGGTAACATGAGAGagcttatatattattttagtTCCATACAAGCCTGTGAGTTTGAGACACTATGAATCAAAGAATATATCTCATCCACATCTATTTTGGGAAAGGGAATCCCATACAGTTTCCCTCCAAGATCCTTAGTTTTTCCTCAGGCATGAAGcctaaaacaaatatatatttgtatttaataataaaagaaaattctacAGTCGCACCTTCCCCCACATCCCCAACcaaacccccccaaaaaaaaaaaattcgaagaaaaaagaatccatAGAATTTTTTACttaaaggctatgtttggaagccaagaaaagaaagaaaaaaaaaaatgaatttaaagaaagagatgaatacattaaaaaatattgCATACTCCTATTCCTTTTGTGGTTGTTTAAAAACATAAAttgcatacttttttttttttaataagaataaATTGCATACTCATATTCCTTTTTGTTGAGAAATATGAACTCATGAAATGGACGAAAAGTTGTTTCCTATCAACTTTTGCCAAATATTTTCCTTAATTTGTTTATTCTTTGGATCTACCACTGGAAAATTAAACAGAGCCAGTGTATTTCTTTCATGTATCAGGGAAGggataaaaggaagaaaaaaaaaaattaaaagtctACAATGTATTTCTTGTTTAGGTACCCTAGACATGGCAAGTGATATCATTCAACCAAGAATTGGTCATTATAATgaagcaaagaagaaagaaagcagATATGAAATGACATTAACATATGAATTAATCTACTAAATCCAAATCTTTCAtttaacacaaaaaaaaagataggcCCATAGGCCCATAGGCCCATAGTCCCATAGTCCCAATGCAATGATTGAAATAACTAAGATGGCCATTTTCCTGTATTCCAGTAACAAGTTGGCTTGTTCATAAATTCAAAGAATGAAGTACCATtgaatcaagagagagagagagagatagagagaggatGTGGGACAAGGGATGATGTAATTTCCAGAGACATTTAACattacaaaaagaaagaaaagagaaggcaAAAGGGAAAGACATTTGAAAACAATGGCTAAATGTTTAAAGTGGGGGAAGACTGAGGAAGACTGAGTTGGTGTATTGAGACTTGAGAGGACCCACATGGAGAATATATGTCTCCTATCTTTATCCAGTTTCCACCATATTAGTCTTTCATGCAGGTTGGACATAAAAGGAGTATTTTTAGATGTATCTCTTATTCTCCTCTTCATCCTCCTTATAAAGAAAGACAAATTCTAAAGACTACAGATAGAATGCCCACTATCACTGTGAGAGACAAACCCTTCCATTTCTATATATATTCTCTTTTGAAAGTAAAGAACTCAACAACAAGcagaaaattttaaaagaaaaacccCATAGACACATACTAAAGGGTAGGTAAGGTTGAAGACAGATGTTCACTTTATGTCTCACACCCCTTGCACACAAATACAAAATCCCCTTATCCCATTCCCTACCAATAAAGACCATTACATCTCCTGACTCATCAGCTGTCCCCAACCCCTTCCTTTTTAATTCAACCATCCTTATTAGCtccacctcttttttttttttttgNNNNNNNNNNNNNNNNNNNNNNNNNNNNNNNNNNNNNNNNNNNNNNNNNNNNNNNNNNNggggggggtgggggtgggatcCATGGGATCTCTATAGTGAAGAGAAGATTGATGATAATGTATATAGTGGGGCCACTAAGCATGGAACAAGGCAAAAGATGAGAATAGTATGGTACCACTATGATCATCATAGCTCTGATTAGTGATTACTAATTAGTGAGCTGTGAGCAACCCTAAGGCTACACCTCTTGGGTGGACACTGATGAACTGTGATGCCATTTATATGGTTGGCACGTGTGAAACGAAGACAATGTTTCCCAATCCCCACGTGTGTAATCCACACTAGTCCACAAATTACTACTCAAAATTGTAGATTGGATGGGGGAAGGAAACTACTAATAGGAAAAGCGAAAAAGTAGTTTGGAACAGAGATGGGGTTCCACACGGGTTCCACCCTAGCTAGTAGTTTTAATTCCATGAGGTATGAGCTATAGAGGGCCTCACAATCATCAGTGAAGAGTTTCTTCCAAAATTAATTTCTTGCCAAGCAGAAGAAACTCATTAATTATAAGAAGGTTATGCCTTAATGGGTTTTAAGGATGTCATACTATTGGTgacttttcaaatttcttattatttctATATTCCACCGAAAGCAATGGAAAGATTGAGACCaccaacaaaaataaagatattTCAACCAGTTTTGCAACTACGGTATCTTTCGCAAGCTTCTTTTTGTTTCACTAGCAAGATATTAGCCCTGAGTTGTGTGATTTATGCATCAGGATGATAGCCAATAAGAACGCACGTAAATGCATCAATACGGATTTTTATTTCACTATAGTTAAGGCGGCAATTTCACACTCCTATGCTAAATGTAGGAGCCATACAATTAAGCatcaatatttttctttaataataatagaaaatgatTATCACCTTAGGGATGCCCTATGCCCTTTTACAGTCTCCTTACTCCTTGATAGGAGGAAGGCTCTATGtgacttaggggtgtcaatcggtcgggccggtttggtttcgatcgggcttaatcgggcttgaagactttcaaaggctacacctaTTTAACtgatcgggcttagttattgagggcatggtacgctttatattcggtcggtcggcctcgggctataatcgggccaccttaatcgggctttagtcgggccttaatcgggctacggacatgtttaatgttaaacgggctttaaccggtttttaaacgggccatctttaaaatgtgctcttatattccgacccactcatgcaagcccaaaaaaatgacaattaattaataaatgataccaaatataaccattatttaaaatgtgaacatgtttttactttttagtttttacattttaatttggggggtaaaataggtattctacaatcattaaagggtcggcctaggccggtgcacaataggcctgtctcggtcgggtgttaaacggtcgatCTTGATCGGgcacccgacggtccaagtagcaaaaccaagaccgatcgtttataaatgggcctggctcaagcccgacacgtttaataaacgattCAGGCCAtgccggtctataaacgatcggtcccgatcgatttaATCGGTTCGAGccatgaattgacacccctaatgtgtcttatgtgtgtatctttctctttaaattcaaatttttaaattttttttttcttttttttaattttcttgacACCAAAACACAACATCAGTGTGGAGAATGTCATTCCACCAGGGCAGCATTCTCTATCCTAATTAATGATTCCATCCTTTTATTAATTGATGATTGACAGCGGAAGAAAACGGATCATCTTTAACATATAGATGTTTTCGGGTCGGACTTCTTTCTGGTCCGACTACCAAAAAATTATCAGACAAAGCGCAGCAATAATGGACGCcgcactctctctttctctctctctctacttttgcATTTGTGGGGCGCACATCCCGAGGGGTCGTGTGTTTTGCCAGCCTCGGATGACTCAGATTTGAGACAGATCAGTGACttcgccctctctctctctctctccaccgaatcattaaaattttctcttattttctacCGCCcacgcccaaaaaaaaaagaaattatgatACTGTACATCCACAGGTGCAGCAAGATGCCTACTCATGTCTTCTTTTTCAACCATCCGATCTGCCACTTGGTTGCCAGTTTTGCCGCTCACGGGATCACCGACGAAGTTTGGCGTGCACGTTTGTTTATATCCGTTGGGAGGTGAAGAATTGATAGAGGAGGAGGATGACGTGGACATACGTACGTACATGCATGGAACATTAAAGTTTACGTACACCTACCTCTGTACCCACTACCCACTCATGTCGTAACTGCATGCATAGGTAACTCCGTTATCCGTAGTAGGTATATATATACGCTGGGCCCCACTCAGTCGTAATTATAACACCGAAATCCCACGCTTTTGAGACGTTATTTTCATGGGAACAGAAGAGTAGAAGACAGAGTGGGGCTCCGTGTTCCGTAACGGCTCCCCAAGGCGACGTTGCGGATGGGACGTTTACATTTCCTTTTCTACCCTTCTAactccttttattttccctgGTTTTTCTCCCTTTCCTCTTCTAGGTCAAATTTTTCCTGgtaatcattttcattttcccatttgattctctctctctctctctctctctctctctctctctctctctctctctctctctctcaaggccTAGCCAGCGAAGCCGTTTACTGAGATGCTACTCTCGATCTCCCTATAGCTCATTTTGCGTTGATAGACGCATACTTGAATATAGAAGAAGCAATAGCAACTTTGCTGGACCCCAACCCCATCATTTCCCTCTCCGAGTGGGGTCATCTAATGATATATTTGGATGTGAATATTTTCAACTTTCCAAGCTGGCTAaggtttttccttttccctttttatctaattttctctctaactaGGTTGGATTGATCCTGTTTTCATAAAGCATTATTGGTCCGACCATATTTGATCAGAAATTTAATTATTCATCCGTTTATACATATGTATCATCCACTTCTAATATTATCTTACGTATTTTAGTGTGACTTTCAATGTTTTTAGCTTGTATCAGAGCTCAATCTACATAACAACATTAACTTGATGAGAGGATGAGACAGCCGATCTGTTATCCCACAAATTTGATCGGAATTATGATTGAAGAATCGAATTACTTATATTTAGTAGATCTTTGTTGAGGTTTAAAAAAAAGAGCATAGGATATACTAGTGTAccctgaatttaaataaaaaatcctttttctttttataaattaattttctACTACTACACGACTCATATAAAATAGAATCGAAAGAGGTGATGACCGATTAATCAAGGAGATGAAAGTAGCCCAACCGAGCTTAGATCTGGGGCCTTCCTTAGATGAGTCAAGGCAAAATCCCATCCCAGTCctgtaaaaacaaaaagatggaAAAAGGGAAACCGAAAATACAAAAAGAGACAAtggaaaagaatggaaagaaaataaaaaaaaggaaagggaaacaaAAAGCAAAGTTAATAGTAGTGGGGCGTGAGAGATTGATTACTACTTTTTTATGCTTTTTCACTTTACAGGAATCTTTGAAATTCGGGGACGAAATAGACGGAGAGACTATCTATGcgtatgtttatttatttatttagatttttagattttttattttcctaaagAGGAGGAAAGAAATAGAAGTAGAGAGAAGAAGCAAAACAGCAAAGAACTACACAATCTACACAGATTGCAGAGTGAGAAAACAAAGATAAAACGAATAGagattagagagagaaacagacCCTTTTAGAAAGAGAAGGGTTTTTCAGtgggttttgtttgttttatttttctctcctcaTTCCTCAATTGTCTTCGTCTCTtccatctctatctctctctcactctcactctctgtGAAAGTGTGAAGTTAAGCTTCGTTGCAATCGAAGCTCCCTCTTCCCTCATTTCTGCTCTCAGCAAATCTGTACCGTTACAAGTAACATGAGCAGAAGCACCACGGGTAGGGTGTGCATTGTACGCCATTTGTTATGAATCTGGAGCCCCAAGCTCAGCGCCTCACCTCCTGCGACCGTCACCCGGACGAGAGCGTCACAGGCTTCTGCGCCTCATGCTTGCGCGAACGCCTCGAAGGTTTGGACCCGGCGACCCGCCGAGGGAAGACCAACAACCCTGCCGCTTCTTCTTCTACCACTTCCACAGCCGCCTCCGCTCTCAAAGCCATATTCAAGGGCtcttctgctgctgctgatAGTGGCATCCCTAATCCCCGGAATAAAccctcctcctctttctttcccgaACTCCGTCGTAGCAAGTCCTTTTCCGGCGGAAAAGGTGAGGGCTTCTCCGGTGTTTTCGAGCCTCAGCGCAAGTCCTGCGACGTTCGGGGTCGGAGCACTCTCTGGTCCCTCTTCAACCTAGACGACGAAAGGAAGGCCGAAAACAACCACAACAACAAGAAGGAAGCCTCGGCCCGGGGAGAAGTTGAGGTCGAGACCAAAAACTTAGGGTTTTCTGGGGTTGGAGGACCCGTCTTCGAGTCtggggaagaggaagaggaagaagaagaagaagaagaagaagagaatgacgAGGAGATTAGGGTTGCCGAGGAGCCCGCGGTCCCTATTGTGAATCCTGTGGTTGTTGTTGACGAGAGACCCCCAGAGAtcgaagaggaggaggaggaggaggagcaggaggtggaggtggaggtggagcaggagcaggagcaggagcaggagcaggaacaactggtggaagaggaagtgaagaCCATGAAGGATCATATAGATCTCGACGTCCAGAGCAAGAAACCCCCCGGCCGGGACTTGAAGGAGATTGCCGGGAGTTTCTGGTTGGCTGCTTCGGTTTTCAGTAAGAAATTGCAGAAATGGAGGAAGCAGAAGATAAAGAAGCGTGGCGGTGATGGTGGTGGCTCGACGACAATGCGGACACAGAAGCCTGCTGGGAAACATTGCAGGGAGACGCAGTCGGAGATCGCCGATTATGGGTTTGGACGGAGATCTTGCGATACTGATCCGAGGTTCTCTCTGGATGCCGGTCGGATGTCCTTCGACGATCCACGCTACTCTTGGGACGAGCCCCGGGCTTCTTGGGATGGTTATCTCATCGGCAGCAGGACCCTCCCGCGGCTTCCTACGATGGTTTCAGTGGTAGAAGATGCCCCTGCCGCCCCTGTTCGAAGGTATGATAATCTGATCCCCGTGGAGGAGCAGCCCAGAAGTTCCACCGCCAATGAGGATGACACCACCCCCGGTGGATCGGCTCAGACTCGGGACTATTACTCCGATTCCTCCTCGTCGCGAAGGAAGAGCCTCGACCGTTCCAGTTCCATTAGGAAGATGGCAGCCGCTGTGGTGGCAGAGGTTGATGAGACTAAGTCAGTTTCGAATGCAAAGGTGTCTCCTGCGACCATTGATTACGTCCATGGGACGAAGTTGTCTGTTACAGACAGAGATTTGAAGGATTTGAACTTGAAATCGAACTCTAACTCTCTGAGAGATGACTGCTCGGAGAGCTTTGAGTCTGTCAGAGATGCAGCTCCTGTCGTGGGTGCTCTTGAACGGAAGGGTTCTAAGAAGTCCCGGAGATGGAGCAAGGCATGGAACATATGGGCTTTGATTCACAGACGCAACGGCAGCAAGGATGATGACGAGGACGAGAGATATTGCAGGGGAAATGTAGTGGAGCGCTCCCTCTCTGAGTCTTGGCAAGAGCTGCGGAGGGATGCCGATGGAGATGCCAGaggggccttcaacaagaaggTCTTCCGCAGCAATAGCAGTGTCAGCTCCAGGAGTTCCTTTAGCAtcggtggtggcggtggtggctCACTTGGCAGTCTGAGGACAAGTGGCAGAGAAGCTAATGGGCatgggaagaagaggagagatgaTTTTGTGTTGGAACGTAATCGGAGCGCAAGGTATAGTCCCAACAATCTTGATAATGGCCTCCTGCGATTCTACTTGACACCATTGAGGAGCAGTCGAAGGAATGGCTCTGGGAAGAGTAGATCAAAGAATTCACATTCTATTACCAGAAGTGTATTGCGATTGTACTGATTCGAAGGTGCATCAGGTGTTCATCGATCAAGTGTTGATTTACCATTTTTGTTGTGTAaacacatatataatatatatcctATATATTTCTTGTTGGATAGATAAAAGCACATGTTGATGTTGCCTTCTCCCATGCTTAGCATGCTTTTGTCAATCTCGTAAATAATGAGAAtttccatatttcttcatcTCTACTCTTCTTGTTCTTTGCACTTTAAGTTTGCTTTACAGTGTGGTTTCCTGGTCTTGTAGTTATCA
It encodes the following:
- the LOC122087288 gene encoding protein OCTOPUS, whose product is MNLEPQAQRLTSCDRHPDESVTGFCASCLRERLEGLDPATRRGKTNNPAASSSTTSTAASALKAIFKGSSAAADSGIPNPRNKPSSSFFPELRRSKSFSGGKGEGFSGVFEPQRKSCDVRGRSTLWSLFNLDDERKAENNHNNKKEASARGEVEVETKNLGFSGVGGPVFESGEEEEEEEEEEEEENDEEIRVAEEPAVPIVNPVVVVDERPPEIEEEEEEEEQEVEVEVEQEQEQEQEQEQLVEEEVKTMKDHIDLDVQSKKPPGRDLKEIAGSFWLAASVFSKKLQKWRKQKIKKRGGDGGGSTTMRTQKPAGKHCRETQSEIADYGFGRRSCDTDPRFSLDAGRMSFDDPRYSWDEPRASWDGYLIGSRTLPRLPTMVSVVEDAPAAPVRRYDNLIPVEEQPRSSTANEDDTTPGGSAQTRDYYSDSSSSRRKSLDRSSSIRKMAAAVVAEVDETKSVSNAKVSPATIDYVHGTKLSVTDRDLKDLNLKSNSNSLRDDCSESFESVRDAAPVVGALERKGSKKSRRWSKAWNIWALIHRRNGSKDDDEDERYCRGNVVERSLSESWQELRRDADGDARGAFNKKVFRSNSSVSSRSSFSIGGGGGGSLGSLRTSGREANGHGKKRRDDFVLERNRSARYSPNNLDNGLLRFYLTPLRSSRRNGSGKSRSKNSHSITRSVLRLY